A segment of the Zingiber officinale cultivar Zhangliang chromosome 8B, Zo_v1.1, whole genome shotgun sequence genome:
CATAATCATCAAAACCAAGTTCTCCATTCAGCAATTCCAGTAATTTCTGATCAATAAGACTTTTTATTCTCTCCCTTAAAGTATCAGTTCTTTGAGAATCAGATTCAAGCTTCGTTTTGATATCTGAGATTAATTTTTCAGAAGGAATAGAACCAGAAGAaacctgactttgagtttctgcTTCTTCCATGATCGGTAATGAGAATGTTTCCTCCAACAAACTCACATTCTGCACATATCTATCAAATGCCTCATTTTCAGCTTCAACATTTCCTTCAAGATGCTCTCTTAACTTCATAAACTTCCACTTATTTAGATTAATTGCATCCTGAGATGTTGCAAAAAATCATTAACATCCTCTATGAAGGTATATGAAGTTACTAGCAAATTTTGATGTGGTCATACCTTCTTGGTCAAAGGCTTCTTTGCACGTAGGATATTGACAAAATTAGTAGAGGCGTGCCTGAGTGAATTGAGTCTCCAAGAAGACCTGATGTAGTGCAAGCAGTTATAACCACAAGCACATTCCAAAAGTAAAATTTCGGTTCCTTATTTGCAAACAACATACCCAGACGGCGATGACACATCATTTGGTGGCTGCTCAACTGATGTAGAGCTAGATGTTGGTGGTTTATCCGGCAATGTACCATTCTGTTTCAGCACTGATATTTTTAGGGGGAAAAAAGGGGTTATCAGTAACACACACTGTACTTAGGATGAAACGTAAAAGTGGTATCATTGCTCCAGATGTTCCAACTAGTGTAGAAGAGATTAATAAAATTATGCCAGTTCATTCTAATAGCAACTTAAGTTATTCAATAGGGTAAAATCTCTTCGCTAATTACTTATTTCGAAACTGTTTATCAACATAGAGCATACCATGAATATGACAGGGATTTTCAGCTTTAGCACAACAACTTTTGCATGACTGAAACGGGCACCTAAAATCAATAAGAAACTTCAGTGCACATATGAACAATAATAACATATGCTTACTTTTAGTGGGAAAAAAGTAAAAGTAGCAGAAGAAATAGGAATgttaaaataactagtataaaaAGCAACTTATATAAGAGATAGATTGATTATTGTATCATTTATACTTCTGTTATATACTGATAAACAGGCTAGTAATACATTCTTACAACTCAGCTATTAAAAAATATTCCAGGATTTTGTGCAATAATAGCATGAATTTAAATTATCCATTTCGATACAGGgttaagaagaaagaaaataagagaGAAGACAAGAAAAAACGATAGAAAAAAAGAGATgcagaaggaaaaggaaaaggaagaggagaaaacATTAGGAAGCTGATACCAAGTTATATTAGTTCAATTGCCATAGGGACATGAACACTTTTGATACTCACTAAAAAACAACTATGTCTGAACTAGATTAACTACTTGTCCCTAAACCCACCTAAGTATATTCTCCTACTCAaatcaaacaaaagaaaattaaaagataagcatTCAAGTTATTTATTGATATGAGTTGATAACTGTAACTTTCATCCAAATTCAAACCCAATCTTAATACAGGTGTTTTATTGATCCCCAGAATCAGTCAGAGAATGTctgagaaataaaaatagataagAGTGAAAGCCTGCAATAAAAAATCACCAAGTGGTTGACATCACTAAGAATCAGCAGGGTTCAACAATTTGAACTCACAAACTCAAACCTAGCTCAAACAATGGGAAGAAATAGGAGGTTGGGGCTGGGTAAGAGTGATGTCAAATAAACAAGTAAAAAAATCAAACTACTGAGAATAAAATGTGTGCAATAATATACTAAAACGCTGACATATAAGCAAGAAGGTGCAAAataaggtaacaaaggcatgaaATCCTTGCTTGTCTCTATCTAATTGTCAATTTTAGTTTGCATCTCATTCCCAACTCAGAACATAAAAAGAAATGCTATGGTCTTGGCTCCTTTGGGGAATGTCAATTTGTCATTCCTACACACCCTCATTTGTCAATTTAAGATGGTAATGAATCCTTGGCCTAATAACTCCCAACCAAAAAGACCCACCCCAAGACTAAGATGAAGTGTCACTATGTCGTTGATAGTTTGAGTTACTGCTGCTTGACTTTGTTTTCAAAGATTACTCTTATTATGATAGGCACACATGAAGATATAATTATCAAAAATTTAGAATTACTGGAGATTGGAGAATAGGACCTTTGCAGAAACAATATTTACTAGATGAGTCACTTCGTAAATTTTACCTTGAAAATACTATCTACATAAAAACAAATGGATGGATGATTATAGTGTTAGATAACGCAAACAGCCAAACATGAACTTACCAATCTGGTAAGCATACAATGAGAAAAAAGGATCCATGTAGCTAACCAAACAGTTGAATCTATTTTCAAGGAGAGCTAAACAATTGGATCTTAGATTCACCATTGCCTAATTCGTGGATCATGTTAAACGAAGAAGATAATAGACAAGAAGGAATTGCAGGAATTGCTAGTTGTCAAGCAAACACATGCAAGATAACCTACATAACCTTCATTGAATCATCAGTATCTCTCACTTTTGACTCAAAGGTTATGCTGAAAAGATAACAATTGCACCTCCACGATGCTAAAACATAGTGTCAATTAACTTTTAACCAGAAAGTTTAAAACGGAGAGACTAAAGCCAACCTAGACCGGGCAACATTCCCGCACTTGATGCACTTAGGCTTGTTTTGCCCACGGAGGCTAGGCTTTGGCATCCCATATGCGCTAGGCCTTTGCGATGCTGCATTTCCATTTATGGCTCCAATTGCAGTAATAGAATCACCAATCTTGCTACTAGAGACAGGAGGTGAAGAAGCCATATCTCCAGTGCCTTTAAAACTGTTATGCTTGAGCAGAACCAACACATATCACAGAAggaatgatgaaaaaaaaaactaattatttgACATTATCCACAAATACTCGGATAAGCGTGGTAAGAAAGCATGAATTACTGACTAAGAATAAGGATTATATGatcagaaattaaaatcaattcagCTATGCGCATGAGAAGCCAAATAAAAAAAAGAATCCCAATCCCCAAATCTTAAAAATATAAGCATTATaaggaaaaaaagaagaagaagacgccCATAGATTTTCTCCTTTGTCTACGTCGAAGAAAAAACAGGGCGAAGAAACGAACGAAAACTGCGTCTACACAGATAAATCGAAGAAACCCACGGAGAGAGAAACCAACCAGAAAAGAATCCTGGTATTAGTTCACGAGCTTGGCGTCCTTAAGACGAAACCCTAATGCATAGGCGTAGACCTGGTAGCAGCGGCACCATCGCCGAGGAATAAAAACAAACGGAGGAGGCCGCTCACCGGTGCCAAAGAACGAAGAAGAACGACGAATTTGAGGCGAAAACCCGTCGGCGAAGGGGAAGAAGAGTCGGCGGAGGAACGACACGGCGACTCCGGTACCAAATTGAGTCTCGTTTGCGAGCCAGGCCCGTCATAATTAATGCCAAATTGGTCCGGCGTGGGCTCGACCCGATTATGCCGCGCCGACCGTCGCTAAAAATAAAttcattttatatatttttatataattatacAAGAGAAAATACGATAAAAAAATGTGAGTGTGATGAGTTTGGATCGGATTGAAATAACAATTttacaataagaaaaaaaattcaatgcgAATTTGATCCAAACCGAACACAATCCGAACCTGAAGTCGAATCTGGACAATCCGACGAATCAGAATGATTAGATtgaaaaaagatatttttactaATTTCTCCTTGATACTTTAATTTTATCTTAATATTTTATCATTATCGTACTAACCTTAATATTTTTCTTAAGTAACACTAAATATTCAACTTTTCGATCAAACTAATCCTATAATAGGTGACCTGcccataaaaattttctatcgatCATTAGAATAAATCAAAAAGCACTATAGAGAC
Coding sequences within it:
- the LOC122016571 gene encoding uncharacterized protein LOC122016571 isoform X1, translated to MTGLARKRDSIWYRSRRVVPPPTLLPLRRRVFASNSSFFFVLWHRFKGTGDMASSPPVSSSKIGDSITAIGAINGNAASQRPSAYGMPKPSLRGQNKPKCIKCGNVARSRCPFQSCKSCCAKAENPCHIHVLKQNGTLPDKPPTSSSTSVEQPPNDVSSPSGSSWRLNSLRHASTNFVNILRAKKPLTKKDAINLNKWKFMKLREHLEGNVEAENEAFDRYVQNVSLLEETFSLPIMEEAETQSQVSSGSIPSEKLISDIKTKLESDSQRTDTLRERIKSLIDQKLLELLNGELGFDDYETYDDDPDDVKEFKRSKMIMQSRYDKNASMADLISKLNRAASKEDLTACSDLMLQHRSNNLSGYQFTESKAALYFRSLPKMCSTVHVDQDALENINSELSSLDHIFQL
- the LOC122016571 gene encoding uncharacterized protein LOC122016571 isoform X2, with the translated sequence MASSPPVSSSKIGDSITAIGAINGNAASQRPSAYGMPKPSLRGQNKPKCIKCGNVARSRCPFQSCKSCCAKAENPCHIHVLKQNGTLPDKPPTSSSTSVEQPPNDVSSPSGSSWRLNSLRHASTNFVNILRAKKPLTKKDAINLNKWKFMKLREHLEGNVEAENEAFDRYVQNVSLLEETFSLPIMEEAETQSQVSSGSIPSEKLISDIKTKLESDSQRTDTLRERIKSLIDQKLLELLNGELGFDDYETYDDDPDDVKEFKRSKMIMQSRYDKNASMADLISKLNRAASKEDLTACSDLMLQHRSNNLSGYQFTESKAALYFRSLPKMCSTVHVDQDALENINSELSSLDHIFQL